One genomic segment of Rivularia sp. PCC 7116 includes these proteins:
- a CDS encoding HIRAN domain-containing protein has protein sequence MKTKTPTLFLAWQDSISRYWFPIGRLTFDGSVYRFVYTQGVREAKEKFAFKPLSSFPHLDEIYTSTQLFPVFVNRLMSRSRPDYQRFIKWLNIPNDEHDPITILARSGGERETDTLAVFPCPEIDERGQYHLYFFCHGLRHLPSGTIERINQLEFGEKLWLAHEFQNPYDSQALILNTEDHYIVGYCPRYLLAEIFELLRQNSNLEVRVERLNKPPTPLQFRLLCKMSFDIQPGFRPFSNYQYQPINVEVATTIKSS, from the coding sequence TTGAAAACAAAGACACCAACACTATTTCTAGCTTGGCAAGACTCCATTAGTCGCTATTGGTTCCCCATTGGCCGATTAACATTTGATGGAAGTGTATATCGATTTGTTTATACCCAAGGTGTAAGAGAAGCTAAAGAGAAATTTGCCTTTAAACCTTTGTCTTCCTTTCCGCACTTAGATGAAATTTACACATCAACTCAGTTATTTCCGGTGTTCGTGAATCGATTAATGTCGCGATCGCGTCCCGATTATCAACGCTTTATTAAGTGGCTTAATATTCCGAATGATGAACATGACCCAATTACAATTTTAGCCCGTAGTGGTGGGGAACGAGAAACAGATACACTTGCGGTTTTTCCTTGTCCAGAAATTGATGAACGAGGACAGTACCATCTTTACTTTTTCTGCCATGGACTAAGACATTTACCAAGCGGTACAATTGAGCGGATTAATCAGCTTGAATTTGGGGAAAAGTTATGGTTAGCTCATGAGTTTCAAAATCCCTACGATTCTCAGGCTTTAATTTTAAATACCGAAGACCACTACATTGTTGGTTATTGTCCGCGATATCTGCTTGCAGAAATTTTTGAGTTACTTCGACAAAATTCTAACCTAGAGGTACGCGTAGAGCGTCTTAATAAACCTCCAACTCCGCTCCAATTTCGCCTGTTGTGCAAAATGAGTTTCGATATTCAACCCGGATTTCGCCCCTTCTCTAATTATCAGTACCAGCCTATAAATGTAGAAGTTGCGACTACTATTAAATCTTCTTAA
- the cas12k gene encoding type V CRISPR-associated protein Cas12k (Type V-K CRISPR systems have also been known as with the large Cas12k protein, has also been known as type V-U5, and Cas12k as C2c5.), translated as MARINNPYPRPSKPLYKGQSHILLGVSLGLEKPATVAVVDMISGKVFTYRSIKQLLGNNYRLLNRQRQQKKALSHKRKVAQSQAAPNQYGDSELGEYIDRLLAKEIVAIAQKYSAGSIVLPKLEGMREQINSEIQAKAEEKCPESIEAQKKYAKQYRRSVNQWSYGRLIENINSQAAQAGIVIEETKQSVKGSPQDKAKEIASAAYKYRNKS; from the coding sequence CTGGCTAGAATCAACAATCCTTATCCACGCCCAAGCAAACCTTTATACAAAGGACAATCTCATATTCTATTAGGTGTCAGTCTTGGTTTAGAAAAGCCTGCAACTGTCGCAGTTGTAGATATGATTTCGGGTAAAGTTTTCACCTACCGCAGCATCAAACAACTGCTGGGCAATAATTACAGATTACTGAATCGACAGCGACAGCAAAAGAAAGCTTTATCTCACAAACGTAAAGTAGCTCAAAGCCAAGCTGCACCAAATCAATATGGAGATTCTGAACTAGGAGAGTATATCGATAGATTATTGGCAAAGGAAATAGTGGCGATCGCACAAAAATATTCTGCTGGTAGTATCGTGCTTCCCAAATTAGAAGGTATGCGCGAACAAATAAATAGCGAAATTCAAGCAAAAGCTGAAGAAAAATGCCCAGAATCTATCGAAGCTCAGAAAAAATACGCTAAACAATATCGCCGCAGCGTTAATCAGTGGAGTTATGGCAGATTAATTGAGAATATTAATAGCCAAGCTGCTCAAGCTGGAATTGTCATAGAGGAAACAAAACAATCTGTCAAGGGAAGCCCGCAAGATAAAGCCAAAGAAATAGCTTCGGCTGCTTACAAATATCGTAACAAATCTTAA
- the cas12k gene encoding type V CRISPR-associated protein Cas12k (Type V-K CRISPR systems have also been known as with the large Cas12k protein, has also been known as type V-U5, and Cas12k as C2c5.) produces MSQITIQCRLNARVSTRKELWKLMAELNTPLINELLILVCQHPDFEAWKHKGKVPAGTIKELCEPLKTDSRFVGQSVRFYTSAINTVSYTYKSWLKLQKRLQLQLEGKTRWLESTILIHAQANLYTKDNLIFY; encoded by the coding sequence ATGAGCCAAATTACCATTCAATGCCGTTTAAATGCCAGAGTGTCAACCCGTAAAGAATTATGGAAACTAATGGCAGAGCTAAATACACCACTCATAAACGAGTTGTTGATTTTAGTATGTCAACACCCTGACTTTGAAGCCTGGAAACACAAAGGCAAAGTCCCAGCAGGAACTATTAAGGAACTGTGCGAACCTTTAAAAACTGACTCGCGTTTTGTTGGACAATCTGTAAGGTTTTACACAAGCGCAATCAATACGGTGAGCTACACTTACAAATCTTGGTTAAAGCTTCAAAAGCGCTTGCAGTTGCAACTTGAAGGAAAAACACGCTGGCTAGAATCAACAATCCTTATCCACGCCCAAGCAAACCTTTATACAAAGGACAATCTCATATTCTATTAG
- a CDS encoding MerR family transcriptional regulator has translation MEDSFFTSKKAAEITGSTLRQLQYWREKEVVVPTINSSGTGRSVYYSVQDLLKLAVIQYCLKAGLNFDLAATTIKQAESDKLLTPTKYEFDIKQNLNMRYMFSLSEETGKLELGEYDVKKAQSSVETGKPVIPVCLDDIYQQLAEKID, from the coding sequence ATGGAAGACTCATTTTTCACCAGTAAAAAAGCCGCTGAAATTACAGGTTCTACTCTTCGTCAATTGCAGTATTGGCGAGAGAAGGAGGTAGTTGTACCTACTATTAACAGTTCGGGTACGGGACGTAGCGTTTACTACTCTGTTCAAGATTTACTGAAGTTGGCGGTAATACAATACTGTTTGAAAGCGGGTTTAAATTTTGATTTGGCAGCTACAACTATTAAACAAGCTGAAAGCGATAAATTACTTACACCCACCAAATATGAGTTTGATATTAAACAAAATTTGAATATGCGTTATATGTTTAGTTTGTCTGAGGAGACAGGTAAACTAGAACTTGGGGAGTACGATGTGAAGAAGGCTCAATCATCAGTAGAAACTGGTAAGCCTGTAATTCCCGTGTGTTTGGATGATATTTATCAACAATTAGCTGAAAAAATAGATTAA